The following DNA comes from Deltaproteobacteria bacterium.
CTGTTTTCGTCGAACACACGGAGCTCTTCAGCCCGGATTCACTGGCTCAATTCGGCACTACAAGGCGGGCTTGTTATAGCCGAGGAATCCGCTCTTTACGAAAAAACCGTCCCAAAGAAAATATTTGAGCATTCCGTTATCAGTATCGAAAAGGGAAATATTCTGTACAGAGAGGAATTAATCGAGGGGTTAATTCAATCCGGCTATACCCGTACCGACTTTGTACAGAAGGAAGGCGAGCTTGGTGAAAGAGGCTCGATAGTCGATATATTTTCCCCGGGGCAAGACAGTCCCGTGAGAATCGAATTCATAGGGGACGAAATCGGCTCGATAAGACTGTTCAATCCGGAAGATCAGAAATCAAGAGATAAGATCGAAACTGTGACTATCCTTCCCGGAAGCGAGGTTATATTAAACGCGGACTCTATCAAAAGGGCCGTAAGATATCTGAAGCATAAAGCCGGAGAAGAGGGGATTACGGCACGGAACAAGCTCGCTCTCACCGAGGAAATAGGGAAGGGAAACAGGCTGGCAAATATAGAGTGGCTGCTCCCGGCATTCTATAAGCCTCCAGGCTCAATATTCGAATACCTGCCGGAGAGCACGATTATCGTAACCGAAGATGAGGACGAATCTCCAAGAGCGGCCGAAGAGTACATGAAAGCGCGAAACAAAACCGAGCCCCTTATAAAAAGACACCTGAAGGTAGCGCCCGGTGCCGGAGAGCTATTTTTTAATTTATCGGAAATCGACAAAGAAAGAGCCGGTTATCAACAAATCTTTCTGAGGGAACTTAACATTGAAGAGACGGGGTTCAAATCCATAGAGTTTAACGGTGAGCGCGTTTTCATAGAAGCTGCACGAGGTACGGATTCGCCGCTCGACGCGCTTTCCGAAGAAATAGAGGGCTGCAGGCAAAAGGGTTACTCGCTCCACCTCTCATTTCAAACCGCAACCGAAAGGGAAAAACTGGTTAACATCCTTAAGGGGCGCGGAATTACAGAAGTAAACGCGCATGTAAGCGAGCTTTCACACGGGTTCAGGCTCCCTGAGGCGAAAATTGAAGTCCTTACGGAATGGGATATCCTCGGGGAGAAGAAAGAAAGGGGAACCCGAAAAAAGGGCGCCGACGTTCCTTCCGCATTTATAACTTCCTTCAGCGAGCTTAAACCCGGGGATTATATAGTGCATGTGGATTTCGGGGTCGGTATTTTCAGAAGCCTGAAGAGGCTTAAGATAGGGGACTCGGAGGGGGACTTCATCCAGTGCGAATATGCGGGCGGAGACAAGATATACGTCCCGATAGACAGACTCAAACTTGTTCAGAGATACATAGGGGACGGCAAAAAGCCCAAGGTGGACCGACTAGGAACCCAGAGCTGGAATACAAGGGTAAGGAAAGTAAGAAAAGCGGTAGAAAATGTAGCAAGGGAGCTTCTCGAACTCTACGCGAGGAGAAAAGCCATGAAAGGGTACGCCTTTACGCCCGGTGACGAGCAATTCCGGGAGTTTGAGCTTGCATTCACCTATGAAGAAACACCCGACCAGGAAGCCGCTATTGAGGAAGTAATAAGGGATATGGAGGCCTCCACGCCGATGGACAGACTTATCTGCGGGGACGTAGGATTCGGAAAAACCGAAGTCGCGCTGAGGGCCGCCTTTAAAGCTGTCTCCGACGGAAAGCAGGTCGCTTTTCTCGTCCCCACCACGCTGCTTGCCCAGCAGCACTATAAAACCTCTCTAGCCCGGCTTAAGGATTATCCGCTTGTGATAGAATCACTGTCCAGATTTAAAACCGGCAAACAGGCAGCGGGGATATTTTCGAAACTCGAAAACGGCAAGATCGATATTATTATCGGAACCCACAAGCTTCTCGGTGAAAAAATCAAATTTAAGGACCTCGGACTCGTTATAATCGACGAGGAGCACAGATTCGGGGTATCCCAGAAGGAAAAACTCAGGAAGATTAGAGAAGGGGTGGACACTGTTTCAATGAGCGCCACCCCGATACCGAGAACTCTCCAGCTCTCGCTCGCAAAAATTCGCGATATAAGCCTTATAAACACCCCGCCCGAAGGGAGGCAGGCAATCGAGACCTACGTATATCAGTCAACCCCGGACATCATCAAGGAGGCCGTTACAAGGGAGATCGACCGCAAGGGATCGGTATATTTCATACACAACCGCATCGAAGATATTCACCGGGTCGCCGAGAGGCTCCAGAAACTATTTCCGGGCGCCAGAATAGAAGTCACGCACGGAAGGATGAGGGAGAAAGCGCTTGAAAAAACGATCACAAAATTCATCGAAGGCGATCTTGACATTCTGGTCACGACCGCGATAGTAGAGTCGGGACTCGATATACCGAGGGCAAATACCATTATCATCGACGACGCCCACACTTTCGGGCTTGCCGATCTTTACCAGCTGAGAGGAAGGGTCGGGAGGTCGGAAAAAAAGGCCTACGCGTATTTATTAATCCCGTCACGATCATCACTGTCGCCGGAAGCGAGAAGGAGGCTGCGGGCAATTTCAGATCTAAAGGAACTGGGTTCGGGCTATAAGCTCGCCCTTTCCGACCTGGAAATAAGAGGGGCCGGGCACCTGTTCGGAACCGAGCAGTCAGGCCACATCGCGGATGTCGGAATCGAGCTCTATCTGGATATGCTGGAAGGGGCGGTAAGGAGGCTCGAAGGCAAGAAGGTCAAGGAGGAAATCGAGACCGACATCTCGGTGAGCTCTCCCGCTTTCATACCGGATGACTACATATCGAACGACACGGAGAGGCTTCTTTTCTACAAAAGATTATCCGCTGTTAACGACGAGGACAGCCTTCGTGAAATTACCTCCGAGTTAAGGGACCGCTTCGGCGAAATCCCGGGACCGGCGGCCTCGCTCGTAGAACTGATTGAACTAAAAATAATGATGAAAAAACTCCTGATCAAAAAAGCTGAGATTGGAAGCAAGAAAGCCGTTATAACATTTTCCGAAAACTCCCCCTTGTACGCAAAATATCCACGATCGGGAAGAACGGAAATATACTTCGAGGCACAAGAACCGCTGGCTGAAATAAAAAGGATTATTCACAAACTCGGTAGAACCCAAAAAGAAAAAAGGCCGGAAAGATAGCGTAAGGAGGCAAATGGTAAAGATGAAATTAATTATCTTTTTATCGGCACTGGCAGTACTTGCCGGATGCGGCGATTTCAATAATTTTTACAGGGAGAAAAAGACGAATTCTGAGTCGAGACCCGGAGGCCCCGGAGTTGTGGCAGTCATAGGCTCTGAAGGGATAACGCTAGATGAATTAATGGAGGCGGTTAACAAA
Coding sequences within:
- the mfd gene encoding transcription-repair coupling factor; amino-acid sequence: MNTKPQFNSTSVGKSLWVNDKFKELCKKIDGGEKDLYISGLRGSSKFFLVHALWLKIQRPVLFVSPTAKKARAASRDFSFFLNKTPPVLLKREFGSAESLFSSNTRSSSARIHWLNSALQGGLVIAEESALYEKTVPKKIFEHSVISIEKGNILYREELIEGLIQSGYTRTDFVQKEGELGERGSIVDIFSPGQDSPVRIEFIGDEIGSIRLFNPEDQKSRDKIETVTILPGSEVILNADSIKRAVRYLKHKAGEEGITARNKLALTEEIGKGNRLANIEWLLPAFYKPPGSIFEYLPESTIIVTEDEDESPRAAEEYMKARNKTEPLIKRHLKVAPGAGELFFNLSEIDKERAGYQQIFLRELNIEETGFKSIEFNGERVFIEAARGTDSPLDALSEEIEGCRQKGYSLHLSFQTATEREKLVNILKGRGITEVNAHVSELSHGFRLPEAKIEVLTEWDILGEKKERGTRKKGADVPSAFITSFSELKPGDYIVHVDFGVGIFRSLKRLKIGDSEGDFIQCEYAGGDKIYVPIDRLKLVQRYIGDGKKPKVDRLGTQSWNTRVRKVRKAVENVARELLELYARRKAMKGYAFTPGDEQFREFELAFTYEETPDQEAAIEEVIRDMEASTPMDRLICGDVGFGKTEVALRAAFKAVSDGKQVAFLVPTTLLAQQHYKTSLARLKDYPLVIESLSRFKTGKQAAGIFSKLENGKIDIIIGTHKLLGEKIKFKDLGLVIIDEEHRFGVSQKEKLRKIREGVDTVSMSATPIPRTLQLSLAKIRDISLINTPPEGRQAIETYVYQSTPDIIKEAVTREIDRKGSVYFIHNRIEDIHRVAERLQKLFPGARIEVTHGRMREKALEKTITKFIEGDLDILVTTAIVESGLDIPRANTIIIDDAHTFGLADLYQLRGRVGRSEKKAYAYLLIPSRSSLSPEARRRLRAISDLKELGSGYKLALSDLEIRGAGHLFGTEQSGHIADVGIELYLDMLEGAVRRLEGKKVKEEIETDISVSSPAFIPDDYISNDTERLLFYKRLSAVNDEDSLREITSELRDRFGEIPGPAASLVELIELKIMMKKLLIKKAEIGSKKAVITFSENSPLYAKYPRSGRTEIYFEAQEPLAEIKRIIHKLGRTQKEKRPER